CACCGCATCCTTCATGTGCTTGGTATAGGTGCTGCCCTCGATCGCCTTGCCCATTGTTTTGATAAAGGGAAATGCCTCATCCCGCACGATCGCCAACATCGTCTCAGCATCTTGGTTCTTGAACTGCGACCACCGAAGGTGCTGCTGCTCCGCCGAAAACATGGGGTCTTTGACCTGACGCCGCAGCCGCAGCGCCCCTTTCTCCTTGGCCAATTCCAGGTCATCCAACCGCTTGATGAACAACAGGTACGAAATTTGCTCAATCACCGACAGTGGGTTACTGATGCCGTTATTCCAAAACGTCGTCCAGAGCTTATCAACCTTGGATTTCAATTCACCTGTGATCATTCACCTTCACTCCATTGGGGGCATCGCGGGGACGTAACTATCCACTGTGCCCAATTTTCTAGGAAAAATCTGGATAACCCTTGATTTGTAGGAATTGTTGACGTTTACCGTGGGGCGTTTCCAGTTGATAGCGCCAATACTCATGGCAGGTGTAGGGTCACGTTGCACTACTCACAATGTCTCGAAGCGTCGTTTCATAGGCATCGGCCGTGCTGTGAAGCCAATCGCTCAATTCATCCCAGTGTGCCTCATTGGTCGTATCAGCAGCATAGGACTGGCTGAATAGATATTTACTGCCCATCTCAACGCCCAGGCGCTCAGCCAGTTGCGCCACATGGGGCTGCAAGAGCACATAAACTTCTTCAGTGGAGACGCCCCGTGCCCCCCGCACAAATAGCCCCACCGATGTTTTGGACAAGTAGAGCGACAGATTCAGCCCCAGGTCATCGAGCGATCGCCACCGAGACGTTGCCGCATCTGCTGGGTAGCGGGCCTGTTCATCAGGAAAGCGATCGACGTAGTGTGTCCAAAAAGCGTTACGGAACTGTCCGGTGGGCGAGAGTTCACCCGTTGATTTTGAGATAGCTTGGAGTTGGCGCTCCCAATGGTTTGGGCGGATCAATACCTCAAAAATTGGCGCAATGGGCGAGTCATCAATCCGTACCGCCCTGACCTGCACCGCAAAAAATGCAAACGCTTCGTCCGTATTGTCATTCAGCCAGCGCAGCGCCGATAGGTGTGGCTCTCGAAATGCCGCCGCCACCCAGATGATTGTGTGAGCATTCAGCCCCGCCAAGTAGGTCATGATTTGCCCTAAGTGAGTGTGGTCACTGCCCTCAAGCTGATTCTCGATCAACACCAGCGAGTCATCTTGGGGATTGCGGGCCAATATGTCGGCAGAAAAAGATTCAACCGCCACCTCTTGCCCTTCCAGCTCTAGCGGAATGCCGATTTTTGCCGCTAGCGCATCGAGGTGGGCCGCCAGCCAAGGGGTGAAGCTATGGGCTTCGTGGTGCCAGGCATCGCGGAGATTCACGTCAACTAGGGAACCGAGATCGGGAATGGTCATATCCTTGCCTCCTGAGCCATCGTCTTCACGTTTCGGGGTCGTCCGATAATCCATCCAAGAAAGCGACTAGCACATTCAAAAACACATTGTCAGTCAAGTCAGTCGTCACCTGCACCAAGGCGGATTGACTGGCCTGCTTCAAGCGGGCTGGGTTGCGCAAATCCTTGGGAAGCTGGCGGAACTGTTGCTGCAATTTCTGCCAACGCGATGGCTGTTCTCGCTGGAGAGTAACCAGTTCAGCATTCAGTACGGTTTCGGCTTCGGCGGGCGGGGTGTTTGGGTGCTGGGTTTGCAGGTGTTCCAGCAGTTCGAGGATGGAGTCTAGGGCTGTTTTGATGTTGGGATCGTTCGCGTACTTGTGGATGACGGCATCGCCGCCGCTAGTGTTTTCCACAATCTGAACGTTCTGGACATTGTTGAAGTTGTATTTAGAATCTGACATGGGCTGGGCGGTGTATTGTTCAACGTGTTGGTGTTTAAGTTGCTCGAAGCGTTCTTGTTGGGCGCGTTCATCTGGCGCGAATCGAGCGTCAGACGGGGACAGTACGGCGGTTAGTTCTCGGACATTCACATCTCGGCAGCTTTTATCACAGGTGATGTCATACCGACGTTTTTCGAGGTAGCGGTCTAGGGTTCTCATTAGGAAAAAATGGGGGGACGGATCGGTCTGGCACTCCTCGCAGATGCAGGGAATTTTTTTGGAGACTTTGATTTTCTCGAAGGCAGCATTGATCTGGTCAATTTCGTTGGCAATGATGCTCAGCAGTTCTTTGGAATGCACGCCCGATACACGAATACGCAATTCACCTTTGTAGGGACGATAGGTTTCGATGACTTCGACGCGGGCGCGACCGTTGTTGAACACGGCACCGCTACGCCAGACGAGTTGCTGTTGCTCAATCCAGCGGTAGAGCCGCACGATGAGCTGGGTGATGATGCCTTTGGGCATGAAGTCATATTCGTAGCGCAGGGTGAGGGCATGGGCGATGTCCCAGGTGTAGGCGGGTGGGGTGAAGTCGAGCAGTTGGGGGGCGATGTAGCGATCGGCGAGGCCGGGGATGGGGTAGCACAGATTAAAGTTCTGCATGAGCTGGAGCAGTTCGTCTTCCAGGTTGGCATAGGTCGATTTCTGCCAAATCGTCTGGACATCACTGCGAGTAAATCTCCCCTTATTTTCCGCGATGTCGGGATTGGTGGTGATGGCATAGACCGCATTGGTAGCCCAGTCGGGACGCAGGATCACCAGGTGTTTGAGGATGGGATCGCGCTGGAAGTGCAGGCAGATACCCAGTTCGTGCAAAAAGGCGCTGATGCTCAGCATTTCCTGACGATCGCTCACACCATTGCGTTGGCACAGCTCGAAATAGTCCCGTTGGTCAATGAGTTTGCGGGCATCGTTTTCGAGGGCATAGCGGACGCGCACCCATTCCCGTGGCAGGGGTATACCGATGCGATCGAGCTTGGAAATGTAGTAGCGAATGGCGGCTTTAATGTCGTCTAGACCGCGCCCGGTTTTGAGATTGGTGTCATAAAAGTCTTTGATGTAGGGAAAATCGCCCCGGAGCTGTTGCTGATTGACATTGCAGGGGCGATCGCTTTTCTGATTTTGAATCACCAGCACTGGACTATCGCCGCCGAATAGTTCGATGGAACTGAGCCAAAAGGGAAAGTCGGTATTTTCTTTGCGATCGTCGGCAACCAGGGCATAGAGGGCACGGCGGGTCAAGAAAAATTGATGGGTTTGGTGATAGATTTCCTGTCCGCCAAAGTCCCACAGATTGACCCGAAACTCATGCCCATCATCGGTGGGAAATCGCCATTGGATCACCTCAATGCCGTGGGTGGACGCTTCATCAGGATCTAGCGCATAGTTTGGATTTTGGATCTTTTTGGCCAGAGAGGTTTTGCCAGCTCCCCCTTCGCCGACAATCAAAAACTTAGCCTCATATAGTGGCTCGGTTGCATCTGCCTCCTGGGTGGCAAAATACACCCGAAGAATGGTACGCACATCTCCAGGAGCTTTATACGATTGCTTCGGCCCCAAAATTTCTGGCGCGATCGGGAGGGGGTTTCCGCTCAAATCCAGCCTTGTCAGTTGGCTCAGTTGTCCAATCTCCGGCGGCAGGCTGCTCAACTGATTGTCGCTCAAATCCAGCGTTGTCAGTTGGCTCAGTTGGACAATCTCCGGCGGCAGGCTGCTCAACTGATTGTCGCTCAAATCCAGCTCTGTCAGTTGGCTCAGTTGGACAATCTCCGGCGGCAGGCTGCTCAACTGATTGTCGCTCAAATCCAGCCTTGTCAGTTGGCTCAGTTGGACAATCTCCGGCGGCAGGCTGCTCAACTGATTTCCGTTCAAATACAGCGTTGTCAGTTGGCTCAGTTGGACAATCTCCGGCGGCAGGCTGCTCAACTGATTTCCGCTCAAATACAGCTCTGTCAGTTGGCTCAGTTGGACAATCTCCGGCGGCAGGCTGCTCAACCGATTTCCGCCCAAATACAGCGTTGTCGCTCCTGATTCAGCCGCGCCCCGAATTTTTTTCAGTACATCGCCGTGCTCCATCATCCGTGCCTCCCGTTGCTCTGCGGCTCATTTACTATCCCTTCGCCGTCAACTGCTCCAGTTCATCCAACAGTTCCGTAATCCGTTCCTGGGTGGAGCGATCGCGCCAGACCTCCGACTTTTTCAGTTGCTTCCCGATCGCAGTCCAGCGCTGAGATAAGATCCGCAGCGGCGTTTGTTCGGGATCGGGCATGAGTCCCTGCAGACGCGCCCGACTCTCACTGAGGCTCAGTTTTAGATCGAGCGCTTCCTTCAATAACTTGGTGCGTTTCCGTTTGTCCTTTAAGCGGGCGATCGTTATCGCTTTGGTGTAGGCAATCTTCCCCTCTTGCAAGACCGACAGAACATCGTCCGGCAGATTTAGGATCGGTAGGCAATTGGAACGAAAGCTGTCTGCCGTCAGATGCCCTAACTTAGCAAAAACTTGGTCAATCTGTTCAATCTGACGCATAACACCATCCGGCAATCGTTGTCCCCGGCGACGTGCCGTTTCAGATCGGTGCAGTAGCGCCACTACAGCATCTCTCTCAATGTCTAGTTCCAGGCTCAGCAGAGCCAGCACCCCTTCCGTTTCTTCCACTGGGTTCAGGCCTTCCCGCTGGAGGTTTTCGATCAGGGCAAGCTGAATCGCCTGTTTATCGCTTAACTCACGGGAAATGATCGGAACATCCTTCAAATTAGCCTGTTGGGCGGCCCGCAACCGGCGATCGCCTGCCACCAACTCATACAATCCGCTATGCAACGGACGCACCAATAGCGGTTCTAAGATGCCGTACTCTTTCACCGACGCCGTGAGCTGCGCCAGCTTTTCTTCATCGAAGTAGCGGCGGGGTTGGCGAACCGGCAAGCGAATACTATCCACTGACACCGTATGGGGCTGCGATTGACTCACATCCATAATGAACAAGTCTTCAACACCCTTCATCTTCGGAGCCTGGAGTTTTTTGCGTGGCATATTAGTTCTCCTCTAGTCCAGATGCGATCGCGTTCAAAGCTTGAACACCAGGATGTTTTGGCGCATACACGGCTAAGGGCTGGAGTGACATGGCCGCATCCGCAAAGGCTGTCGCCCGTGGGATGGGGTCAAATACAGTTGCTAGGGGTGAAACCGTAGCGACTTCGATCAAGGGCGATCGCAGTTCCGATACGCTTTTCATAAGCAATTGTACTCAGTTGAACTGTATTTTTACCGGACGCTTACGATACAGTGTGCCAGTTTTGATCAGCCTAACGAGCTTACTAGGTTCTAGGTGTTTCAAAACACTGTATCGAAACCTTGTGTTAAAATTAGAGTATCAAAAGGGCAACCAACCGATACAAGAGTACAAACGAACCATGGCAAGACGGATCGGGTACGCAAGGGTCAGCACTGAATCGCAGGATGAACAGGGGCAAGTTGAGGTTCTGAAAAATGCCGGTTGCGCCCTGGTGTTCCATGAGCGGATCTCCACCAGAACAAAGGAAAGCGATCGCCCGCAGCTTCAAGCCTGCCTAGCAGAACTCAGCAAGGGCGATACCCTGGTAGTCCCAAAGCTCGATCGCCTAGGGCGTACCCAAGTCGAAGTGGTGAATCGGCTGCACTCGTTACAGCAAGATGGGGTCTATGTGGAGACGTTGGACGGACTGATCAACACCAAGGGGCTAGGGAAGATGGCACCTGTGATCATCGGGCTGCTGACTGGACTTGCTGAGGTTGAGCGGGAACTGATCCGAGAGCGTACCCTGGAGTCGATCGCTTACCGACGGTCGCAGGGCAAAACGTTAGGCGGCCGCCCCAAGTCCTACACCGCTGAACAGGCTCACCTTGTCCTAGAGATGAGGGATGAAGGGCATTCATTCCGCAAGATTGCCAGAACTACAGGGCTATCCTTGGGAACTGTTCAGCGGCTTGTTAGCCCCGAAGGTTCTAAGGGATGATGCGATCGCCTTCAGGTGATCGTTGTATTGTGAGGTGGTTATGGAGTCTTTGTGCTACTGTCCTTGAGCTATTAGTGGTCTGAG
This portion of the Leptolyngbya sp. CCY15150 genome encodes:
- a CDS encoding COR domain-containing protein, with the translated sequence MEHGDVLKKIRGAAESGATTLYLGGNRLSSLPPEIVQLSQLTELYLSGNQLSSLPPEIVQLSQLTTLYLNGNQLSSLPPEIVQLSQLTRLDLSDNQLSSLPPEIVQLSQLTELDLSDNQLSSLPPEIVQLSQLTTLDLSDNQLSSLPPEIGQLSQLTRLDLSGNPLPIAPEILGPKQSYKAPGDVRTILRVYFATQEADATEPLYEAKFLIVGEGGAGKTSLAKKIQNPNYALDPDEASTHGIEVIQWRFPTDDGHEFRVNLWDFGGQEIYHQTHQFFLTRRALYALVADDRKENTDFPFWLSSIELFGGDSPVLVIQNQKSDRPCNVNQQQLRGDFPYIKDFYDTNLKTGRGLDDIKAAIRYYISKLDRIGIPLPREWVRVRYALENDARKLIDQRDYFELCQRNGVSDRQEMLSISAFLHELGICLHFQRDPILKHLVILRPDWATNAVYAITTNPDIAENKGRFTRSDVQTIWQKSTYANLEDELLQLMQNFNLCYPIPGLADRYIAPQLLDFTPPAYTWDIAHALTLRYEYDFMPKGIITQLIVRLYRWIEQQQLVWRSGAVFNNGRARVEVIETYRPYKGELRIRVSGVHSKELLSIIANEIDQINAAFEKIKVSKKIPCICEECQTDPSPHFFLMRTLDRYLEKRRYDITCDKSCRDVNVRELTAVLSPSDARFAPDERAQQERFEQLKHQHVEQYTAQPMSDSKYNFNNVQNVQIVENTSGGDAVIHKYANDPNIKTALDSILELLEHLQTQHPNTPPAEAETVLNAELVTLQREQPSRWQKLQQQFRQLPKDLRNPARLKQASQSALVQVTTDLTDNVFLNVLVAFLDGLSDDPET
- a CDS encoding ParB/RepB/Spo0J family partition protein, which produces MPRKKLQAPKMKGVEDLFIMDVSQSQPHTVSVDSIRLPVRQPRRYFDEEKLAQLTASVKEYGILEPLLVRPLHSGLYELVAGDRRLRAAQQANLKDVPIISRELSDKQAIQLALIENLQREGLNPVEETEGVLALLSLELDIERDAVVALLHRSETARRRGQRLPDGVMRQIEQIDQVFAKLGHLTADSFRSNCLPILNLPDDVLSVLQEGKIAYTKAITIARLKDKRKRTKLLKEALDLKLSLSESRARLQGLMPDPEQTPLRILSQRWTAIGKQLKKSEVWRDRSTQERITELLDELEQLTAKG
- a CDS encoding recombinase family protein, whose protein sequence is MARRIGYARVSTESQDEQGQVEVLKNAGCALVFHERISTRTKESDRPQLQACLAELSKGDTLVVPKLDRLGRTQVEVVNRLHSLQQDGVYVETLDGLINTKGLGKMAPVIIGLLTGLAEVERELIRERTLESIAYRRSQGKTLGGRPKSYTAEQAHLVLEMRDEGHSFRKIARTTGLSLGTVQRLVSPEGSKG